The Scomber japonicus isolate fScoJap1 chromosome 8, fScoJap1.pri, whole genome shotgun sequence genome has a segment encoding these proteins:
- the cenpi gene encoding centromere protein I: MAAKLNVSESLDCSDSSSSNDQSVSNRSSNRVAEKERQKNEAEDPFVLALKYFSDVEAGTPLNGNDDFEKNLVLVEKVAYSRGLPPEAISIMLEFAMSLRMGTTPVVRVLKCLIPASVVPQDAIVRAVVWLGISKIPTGTQVLFLKWVLTIFDMIDAKDQLRAVYGFIFSFVTDENLCPFICHLLYLLTRKESVRVFRVRKLLDLQSKLGRQPFLLHLLSLYKVFCPELVTLSIPSRMRSGFRNHNSPWKSALITVQKRNGSQLASSISQAVTLKAKTNSRKRKHWHLEIPALSSAVNKEAQTEPSRRKVVPLVQLQSFAQLLENMHRVEMPAQMGSLLGSSLALQYLDCVQDESALLRLNFWLGYALHEEFLFCSDGGASQNSEEALQLLDKLLSAHHFLQEGFSSSEAFLYKFLNVWDGSLLRPQILGLLSNIPVVPSSQIGRLLFEPLMQLFFTSSPFFKCGLMECLNNMLLKWLTWHSVYALEDDLDISLNSHTSINMTLSGFKDSVMELVHFVGRLATISLQLEGCHSLLFNFILDFYETVCDMFLKYGLPLIVMPPTGVFYPALLATDPVSVDRLAYIMYRYKVNLTSAKSQEKLTEQAFHISRQTFREFNNYLVFMVNCLWNSKMIHIGTDIQLGEELLLKSNVPQYWMSFDLIHHPAFMNYAVDFHRRCWPGRKDMDLNSIKHSKPWGWYLEYLFTQGYDGLKQFVQCNISRQLPAGDGAGDGQGKLSTDER; encoded by the exons ATGGCAGCAAAGCTAAATGTGTCGGAGTCGTTGGATTGTTCAGATTCATCGTCTTCAAACGACCAATCTGTATCCAACCGAAGCAGCAACAGAGTcgcagaaaaagagagacagaaaaatgagGCGGAGGACCCGTTTGTCCTGGCCCTGAAGTACTTCTCTGACG tTGAAGCGGGTACTCCTCTTAATGGCAATGATGATTTTGAGAAGAACCTGGTGCTTGTGGAGAAGGTGGCCTACAGTCGAGGACTTCCTCCAGAGGCCATCTCTATCATGCTGGAGTTTGCGATGAGCCTTCGCATGG gAACGACTCCAGTGGTGCGGGTGCTGAAATGTCTGATTCCTGCTTCTGTGGTCCCACAAGACGCCATTGTCCGAGCAGTAGTTTGGCTGGGTATCAGCAAAATACCTACTGGTACACAA GTTCTTTTCTTAAAGTGGGTGTTGACCATTTTTGACATGATTGACGCAAAAGACCAACTGAGGGCTGTCTATGGCTTCATCTTCAGCTTTGTGACAGATGAAAATCTG TGTCCTTTCATCTGCCACCTGTTGTACCTTTTGACCAGAAAGGAAAGTG TGCGAGTATTCAGAGTAAGAAAGCTGCTGGATCTGCAGTCTAAACTG GGAAGGCAGCCGTTCCTCCTGCATCTATTGTCACTTTACAAAGTTTTTTGCCCTGAACTGGTGACACTCTCCATTCCATCAAGAATGAGG AGTGGGTTTAGGAACCACAATTCTCCTTGGAAATCAGCATTGATTACTGTACAGAAGAGAAATGGGTCCCAACTTGCCTCCAGTATCAGCCAGGCTGTCACATTGAAGGCTAAGACCAACTCTAGGAAAAGG AAACACTGGCACCTGGAAATACCGGCACTGAGTTCTGCAGTCAATAAAGAAGCTCAGACTGAGCCATCTCGCAGAAAGGTGGTCCCTCTGGTGCAGCTCCAATCCTTTGCTCAGCTGCTGGAAAATATGCACCGTGTAGAG ATGCCAGCTCAGATGGGCTCACTGCTGGGCTCCAGTCTGGCACTACAGTACCTGGACTGTGTACAGGATGAGTCTGCCCTCCTACGCCTCAACTTCTGGCTAGGCTACGCTCTTCACGAAG AATTCTTGTTCTGCAGCGATGGAGGAGCTTCCCAGAATTCAGAAGAGGCTCTACAGCTTTTGGATAAGTTGCTATCTGCTCACCACTTTCTCCAG GAGGGGTTTTCCAGTTCAGAGGCTTTTCTCTACAAGTTTCTCAATGTTTGGGACGGATCCCTCCTCCGCCCACAGATCCTTGGGCTGCTGAGCAACATTCCTGTTGTTCCAAGTTCAC AAATCGGACGGCTTCTGTTTGAGCCCCTCATGCAGCTCTTCTTCACGTCCTCGCCCTTTTTCAAG TGTGGATTGATGGAGTGCCTCAACAATATGCTGCTGAAGTGGCTGACCTGGCACTCGGTGTACGCTCTGGAGGACGATTTGGATATCAGCCTCAACAGCCACACCTCCAT AAACATGACTCTGTCAGGATTTAAGGACTCTGTGATGGAGCTGGTGCACTTTGTGGGCCGCCTGGCCACAATCAGCCTTCAGCTCGAAGGCTGTCACTCCCTCCTCTTCAATTTCATCTTGGACTTCTATGAGACG gTGTGTGACATGTTTCTTAAGTATGGACTCCCGCTCATAGTAATGCCACCTACTGGAGTCTTCTACCCTGCCCTGTTAGCCACTGACCCTGTGAGCGTGGACAGACTGGCCTACATCATGTACAG GTACAAAGTGAACTTGACATCAGCCAAGAGTCAAGAAAAACTCACGgag cAGGCATTTCACATCAGCCGCCAGACTTTCCGTGAATTCAACAACTACTTGGTCTTCATGGTCAACTGCTTGTGGAACTCTAAAATGATTCATATAGGCACGGATATCCAGCTGGGAGAGGAGCTGCTGCTCAAGAGCAATGTACCGCAGTACTGGATGAGCTTCGACCTCATCCACCACCCGGCCTTCATGAACTACGCTGTCGACTTTCACAGAAGG TGTTGGCCGGGGAGGAAGGACATGGACCTCAATTCCATAAAG CATTCCAAGCCATGGGGCTGGTACCTGGAGTATCTGTTCACTCAGGGCTACGACGGCCTCAAACAGTTTGTTCAGTGCAACATCAGCCGGCAGCTGCCAGCAGGCGACGGTGCAGGCGACGGTCAAGGCAAACTGTCCACAGATGAGAGGTAG
- the tmem35 gene encoding novel acetylcholine receptor chaperone, translating into MASPRTITIVALSFALGLFFVFMGTIKLTPRLSKDAYSEMKRAYKSYAKALPGLKKIGISSVLLRKIIGSLEVGCGVVLTLVPGRPKDVANFLLLLVMLAVLFFHQLVGDPLKRYAHALVFGILLTCRLLIARQSDDRPEREDSREEQHINDQEKNKVKQS; encoded by the exons ATGGCCTCGCCAAGGACAATAACCATCGTGGCCCTGTCTTTTGCTCTGGGTCTGTTTTTCGTCTTTATGGGAACCATTAAGCTCACTCCGAGGCTAAGCAAAGATGCATATAGTGAAATG AAAAGGGCATACAAGAGCTATGCCAAAGCACTGCCAGGCCTGAAGAAGATTGGTATCAGCTCCGTCCTGCTTCGTAAGATCATTGGCTCCCTGGAGGTTGGCTGTGGGGTGGTTCTCACCCTGGTGCCGGGCCGGCCCAAAGATGTGGCCAACTTCTTGCTGCTGTTAGTCATGCTGGCGGTCCTCTTCTTCCACCAGCTAGTAGGAGACCCCCTGAAGCGATACGCCCACGCTCTAGTCTTTGGTATTCTGCTCACCTGCCGACTGCTTATTGCTCGCCAGAGTGATGACCGGCCggagagagaggacagcagGGAAGAACAGCACATCAATGACCAGGAAAAGAATAAGGTCAAGCAGTCTTAA